One genomic window of Vibrio ziniensis includes the following:
- a CDS encoding CidA/LrgA family protein: protein MKKLGEMLLTLFQIVALALVWLVSDYLVQTFQFPMPANLLGLVLLLGLIFSKVVNVEWLRKGATWLLAEMLLFFVPAVVAVVNYQDLLQQEGIRIMAVLLVSTVLVIASTAWVVEKLYRFELKRARQKSNLNTVVNAHE, encoded by the coding sequence ATGAAAAAGTTAGGCGAAATGTTATTGACCTTGTTCCAAATCGTGGCGTTAGCTCTGGTTTGGTTGGTTTCTGACTATCTTGTGCAAACATTTCAATTTCCGATGCCAGCCAATTTGTTGGGGTTGGTATTACTGCTTGGCCTGATCTTTAGCAAAGTAGTTAATGTGGAGTGGTTAAGAAAAGGAGCAACTTGGCTGCTGGCTGAAATGCTGTTGTTTTTTGTTCCTGCGGTTGTTGCAGTCGTCAATTATCAGGACTTATTACAGCAAGAAGGGATAAGAATAATGGCTGTTCTGCTGGTTAGCACAGTATTAGTTATTGCTTCAACCGCGTGGGTGGTGGAAAAGCTATACCGCTTTGAACTGAAAAGAGCACGTCAAAAAAGTAACCTTAATACCGTGGTAAATGCCCATGAGTAG